In one Tripterygium wilfordii isolate XIE 37 chromosome 22, ASM1340144v1, whole genome shotgun sequence genomic region, the following are encoded:
- the LOC119991836 gene encoding kinesin-like protein KIN-7D, mitochondrial: MASSSRARSSSPFSYRKSSSPYSSTSSYSSLSSNRLMPRSCSSTASSYFNSGGRSMTPSRSRSDSMYSGPRGHNTPLPVGYGSEELIAEPLDAPRNGESISVTVRFRPMNEREFQRGDELAWFADGDKIVRHEYNPATAYAFDKVFGPQTPSPEVYEVAAKPVVKAAMEGVNGTVFAYGVTSSGKTHTMHGDQNSPGIIPLAIKDVFSIIQDTPGREFLLRVSYLEIYNEVINDLLDPTGQNLRVREDVQGTYVEGIKEEVVLSPGHALSFIAAGEEHRHVGSNNFNLFSSRSHTIFTLMIESSAHGDEYDGVIFSQLNLIDLAGSESAKTETTGIRRKEGSYINKSLLTLGTVIGKLSEGKASHVPYRDSKLTRLLQSSLGGHGHVSLICTVTPASSSMEETHNTLKFASRAKRVEIYASRNKIIDEKSLIKKYQKEISSLKEELDQLRRGMLVGVSHEELMNLRQKLEEGQVKMQSRLEEEEEAKAALMSRIQRLTKLILVSTKNSIPGCLNDVSSHQRSHSVGEDDGSLPVEGENQKDSPLSSSRVPSDPSSDFKHRRSSSRRNEEFSSASSTVTDTQVGELIVGSRLPAGGTSSDQMDLIVEQVKVLAGEIAFSTSTLKRLVEQSINDPDSSKIQIQNLEREIQEKRKQMRVLEQHIIESGEASIASASLVDMQQTVMKLMTQCNEKAFELEIKSADNRILQEQLQNKCTLNMELQEKVTLLEQQLASVAGDKLPLAPQQSVCDDYVDELKRKVQSQEVENEKLKLEHVQLSEENSGLHVQNQKLAEEASYAKELASAAAVELKNLAGEVTKLSLQNAKLDKELLAAQELSHSRGGAMQPLNGVNRKYSDGIRSGRKGRLSSRANEISGFASDDFESWNLDLDDLKMELQARKQREASLEAALAEKEFIEDEYRKKVEEAKRREEALENDLANMWVLVAKLKKEGAAGPENTDERQDDGIDQFRHSKTNGIDGYAVQKESQILDVTKPTQEIPKEEPLVLRLKARMQEMKEKELKNMGNEDGNSHMCKVCFESPTATILLPCRHFCLCKSCSLACSECPFCRTKIADRLFAFTS, from the exons ATGGCATCGTCTTCGCGGGCACGCAGTAGCTCGCCGTTCTCGTATCGTAAATCCTCCAGTCCTTACTCGTCCACTTCATCGTATTCTTCTCTCTCCAGTAACCGGTTAATGCCTCGCTCGTGCTCTTCCACGGCTTCCTCGTACTTCAACTCGGGAGGACGATCCATGACTCCTAGTCGTAGCCGTTCCGATTCGATGTACAGCGGTCCACGGGGGCACAATACTCCCTTGCCAGTAGGTTACGGCTCGGAGGAGCTGATTGCAGAGCCACTCGACGCGCCGCGGAATGGAGAGAGTATCTCGGTGACGGTTCGCTTCCGACCAATGAA CGAGAGGGAGTTTCAAAGAGGAGATGAACTCGCTTGGTTTGCGGATGGGGATAAGATCGTGAGGCATGAATATAATCCGGCAACGGCTTATGCGTTTG ATAAAGTTTTCGGTCCTCAAACACCTTCACCTGAGGTATATGAAGTAGCTGCTAAGCCTGTAGTCAAGGCTGCAATGGAAGGTGTTAATG GGACAGTATTTGCCTATGGTGTTACGAGTAGTGGAAAGACACACACTATGCAT GGGGATCAAAATTCTCCAGGGATTATACCGTTGGCCATAAAGGATGTTTTCAGCATTATTCAAGAT ACTCCAGGAAGAGAGTTTTTACTCCGTGTCTCATATCTGGAAATCTACAATGAG GTGATAAATGACTTGCTTGATCCAACAGGTCAAAATTTGCGCGTCAGAGAAGATGTTCAG GGAACTTATGTTGAGGGTATAAAGGAAGAAGTGGTTTTGTCTCCTGGGCATGCACTATCTTTCATTGCTGCTGGGGAAG AGCATCGTCACGTTGGCTCAAATAATTTTAATCTGTTCAGCAGCAGAAGTCACACCATATTTACACTG ATGATTGAAAGCAGTGCCCATGGTGATGAATATGATGGAGTGATCTTCTCTCAACTT AATTTAATTGATCTAGCTGGTTCTGAAAGTGCAAAGACTGAAACTACCGGAATAAGGAGAAAGGAGGGATCATACATAAATAAGAGTCTTCTGACCCTTGGAACT GTAATAGGAAAGCTAAGTGAAGGGAAGGCATCTCATGTTCCATACCGTGATTCCAAGCTTACCCGCCTTCTGCAATCTTCATTAGGTGGCCATGGACATGTTTCG CTTATCTGTACTGTAACTCCTGCATCTAGTAGCATGGAGGAAACTCATAATACATTAAAGTTTGCTAGTAGGGCAAAACGGGTTGAAATCTATGCCTCGCGTAATAAG ATCATCGATGAAAAGTCTTTGATCAAAAAGTACCAAAAAGAAATCTCGAGTTTGAAAGAAGAGCTAGATCAGCTAAGGAGGGGAATGCTTGTTGGTGTCAGTCACGAGGAGCTCATGAATTTAAGGCAAAAG CTGGAGGAAGGTCAAGTCAAGATGCAATCGAGgttggaagaagaagaggaagcaaaGGCTGCTCTAATGAGTAGAATTCAGAGGCTAACGAAGCTCATACTTGTTTCGACAAAGAATTCAATCCCTGGATGTTTGAATGACGTGTCCAGTCATCAAAGGAGCCATTCTGTTGGAGAAGATGAT GGCTCACTGCCAGTAGAAGGCGAAAATCAGAAAGACTCTCCATTGTCTTCTTCTCGAGTTCCATCAGATCCATCTTCTGACTTTAAACATAGAAGGTCTTCCAGCCGGAGAAACGAGGAATTCTCATCGGCTAGCAGTACGGTCACTGATACTCAAGTGGGAGAACTTATAGTTGGTTCAAGACTACCAGCA GGTGGTACGAGTTCAGATCAAATGGACCTTATTGTTGAGCAAGTTAAGGTACTTGCTGGAGAAATTGCGTTCAGCACTAGTACCCTTAAGCGCCTTGTAGAGCAGTCAATAAATGATCCTGACAGCTCAAAAATTCAG ATACAGAACTTGGAACGAGAGATTCAGGAAAAAAGGAAGCAAATGCGAGTTCTAGAACAACACATCATTGAAAGTGGTGAGGCTTCCATTGCTAGTGCATCATTGGTTGATATGCAGCAG ACGGTTATGAAGTTGATGACACAGTGTAATGAAAAGGCTTTTGAGCTGGAg ATAAAATCTGCTGATAATCGTATCCTCCAGGAACAACTGCAGAATAAG TGTACTTTGAATATGGAATTGCAAGAAAAGGTGACACTTTTGGAGCAGCAGCTGGCTTCAGTTGCAGGCGATAAATTGCCCCTGGCTCCTCAACAGAGTGTTTGTGATGATTATGTTGACGAGTTGAAAAGGAAGGTTCAATCTCAG GAGGTTGAGAATGAAAAACTGAAGCTGGAACATGTTCAGCTTTCAGAGGAGAACAGCGGGTTGCACGTGCAGAATCAGAAACTGGCTGAGGAAGCATCTTATGCAAAGGAACTGGCCTCTGCTGCTGCCGTTGAACTGAAGAATTTGGCTGGTGAAGTGACCAAGCTTTCATTGCAGAATGCAAAACTGGACAAAGAGTTATTGGCTGCTCAAGAGTTATCACATTCTCGAGGTGGTGCAATGCAACCTCTTAATGGTGTTAACCGCAAGTATAGTGATGGCATCAGATCAGGAAGGAAGGGGCGGCTCTCTAGCAGAGCTAACGAAATTTCAGGATTTGCCTCTGATGACTTCGAATCCTGGAATCTTGATCTAGATGATTTGAAGATGGAACTGCAGGCAAGGAAACAACGGGAAGCGTCACTTGAGGCGGCCTTAGCAGAGAAGGAATTTATAGAAGATGAATACAGGAAAAAGGTTGAAGAGGCAAAAAGAAGGGAGGAAGCTTTGGAAAATGATTTGGCGAATATGTGGGTACTGGTTGCCAAGTTAAAGAAAGAGGGAGCAGCTGGTCCTGAGAACACTGATGAGAGGCAAGATGATGGGATAGATCAATTCAggcattcaaaaacaaatggcATTGATGGTTATGCTGTCCAGAAAGAAAGTCAAATATTAGATGTGACAAAACCAACGCAGGAAATTCCCAAGGAAGAACCCCTTGTTCTTCGCCTCAAG GCGAGAATGCAAGAGATGAAGGAAAAGGAACTAAAAAACATGGGAAATGAAGATGGAAATTCCCACATGTGTAAAGTATGCTTTGAATCGCCTACTGCAACAATTCTTCTCCCCTGTCGACATTTTTGTT TATGTAAATCATGTTCGCTTGCTTGTTCTGAGTGTCCATTTTGTCGCACAAAGATAGCAGATAGACTTTTTGCATTCACTTCATGA
- the LOC119991204 gene encoding protein SHI RELATED SEQUENCE 3-like isoform X4, protein MMMMLRQSGFGSSRCQDCGNQSKKDCVYMRCRTCCNSKGFECETHVKSTWVPAYRRQKRHQQLLLPASSVPQHDNPKRLREENPSSRGLEERNFPSEVNSLATFRCVRVSSIDETDDEQYAYQTSVNIGGHVFKGILYDKGPDASHYSLAAEEVPFLPPSFPFPLNAFMSGKRLKRPKEGRKLWKMIWRICKERGGCS, encoded by the exons atgatgatgatgttgaggCAGTCAGGATTTGGTAGCTCAAGATGTCAAGACTGTGGAAACCAATCAAAAAAGGATTGTGTTTATATGAGATGCAGGACTTGCTGTAACAGTAAAggctttgagtgtgaaactcaTGTGAAGAGTACTTGGGTTCCTGCTTACAGAAGGCAAAAGAGACACCAACAACTTCTTCTTCCAGCTTCTTCTGTTCCACAACACGATAACCCTAAAAGGTTGAGAGAGGAGAATCCATCTTCACGag GGCTAGAAGAAAGGAATTTTCCATCGGAAGTTAATTCGCTGGCGACATTTCGTTGTGTCCGAGTGAGCTCCATTGATGAAACAGATGATGAACAATATGCATACCAGACAAGTGTGAATATAGGTGGACATGTGTTCAAGGGAATCTTGTATGATAAAGGCCCTGATGCAAGCCATTATAGTCTAG CTGCAGAAGAAGTACCATTTCTTCCTCCTTCATTTCCATTCCCTCTCAATGCTTTCATGTCTG GAAAAAGGTTGAAGAGGCCAAAAGAAGGGAGGAAGCTTTGGAAAATGATTTGGCGAATATGTAAAGAAAGAGGCGGCTGCTCCTGA
- the LOC119991204 gene encoding protein SHI RELATED SEQUENCE 1-like isoform X1, which yields MMMMLRQSGFGSSRCQDCGNQSKKDCVYMRCRTCCNSKGFECETHVKSTWVPAYRRQKRHQQLLLPASSVPQHDNPKRLREENPSSRGLEERNFPSEVNSLATFRCVRVSSIDETDDEQYAYQTSVNIGGHVFKGILYDKGPDASHYSLGESSSSQAHVANAADHHQALTTAAAASAAEEVPFLPPSFPFPLNAFMSGKRLKRPKEGRKLWKMIWRICKERGGCS from the exons atgatgatgatgttgaggCAGTCAGGATTTGGTAGCTCAAGATGTCAAGACTGTGGAAACCAATCAAAAAAGGATTGTGTTTATATGAGATGCAGGACTTGCTGTAACAGTAAAggctttgagtgtgaaactcaTGTGAAGAGTACTTGGGTTCCTGCTTACAGAAGGCAAAAGAGACACCAACAACTTCTTCTTCCAGCTTCTTCTGTTCCACAACACGATAACCCTAAAAGGTTGAGAGAGGAGAATCCATCTTCACGag GGCTAGAAGAAAGGAATTTTCCATCGGAAGTTAATTCGCTGGCGACATTTCGTTGTGTCCGAGTGAGCTCCATTGATGAAACAGATGATGAACAATATGCATACCAGACAAGTGTGAATATAGGTGGACATGTGTTCAAGGGAATCTTGTATGATAAAGGCCCTGATGCAAGCCATTATAGTCTAGGTGAGAGCTCTTCTAGTCAAGCACATGTAGCCAATGCTGCTGATCACCATCAAGCCCTAactactgctgctgctgcttcagCTGCAGAAGAAGTACCATTTCTTCCTCCTTCATTTCCATTCCCTCTCAATGCTTTCATGTCTG GAAAAAGGTTGAAGAGGCCAAAAGAAGGGAGGAAGCTTTGGAAAATGATTTGGCGAATATGTAAAGAAAGAGGCGGCTGCTCCTGA
- the LOC119991204 gene encoding protein SHI RELATED SEQUENCE 3-like isoform X2 yields the protein MMMMLRQSGFGSSRCQDCGNQSKKDCVYMRCRTCCNSKGFECETHVKSTWVPAYRRQKRHQQLLLPASSVPQHDNPKRLREENPSSRGLEERNFPSEVNSLATFRCVRVSSIDETDDEQYAYQTSVNIGGHVFKGILYDKGPDASHYSLGESSSSQAHVANAADHHQALTTAAAASAAEEVPFLPPSFPFPLNAFMSDIIVHLAGHLRRP from the exons atgatgatgatgttgaggCAGTCAGGATTTGGTAGCTCAAGATGTCAAGACTGTGGAAACCAATCAAAAAAGGATTGTGTTTATATGAGATGCAGGACTTGCTGTAACAGTAAAggctttgagtgtgaaactcaTGTGAAGAGTACTTGGGTTCCTGCTTACAGAAGGCAAAAGAGACACCAACAACTTCTTCTTCCAGCTTCTTCTGTTCCACAACACGATAACCCTAAAAGGTTGAGAGAGGAGAATCCATCTTCACGag GGCTAGAAGAAAGGAATTTTCCATCGGAAGTTAATTCGCTGGCGACATTTCGTTGTGTCCGAGTGAGCTCCATTGATGAAACAGATGATGAACAATATGCATACCAGACAAGTGTGAATATAGGTGGACATGTGTTCAAGGGAATCTTGTATGATAAAGGCCCTGATGCAAGCCATTATAGTCTAGGTGAGAGCTCTTCTAGTCAAGCACATGTAGCCAATGCTGCTGATCACCATCAAGCCCTAactactgctgctgctgcttcagCTGCAGAAGAAGTACCATTTCTTCCTCCTTCATTTCCATTCCCTCTCAATGCTTTCATGTCTG atataatagTACACCTAGCTGGTCACTTGAGGCGGCCTTAG
- the LOC119991204 gene encoding protein SHI RELATED SEQUENCE 1-like isoform X3 gives MMMMLRQSGFGSSRCQDCGNQSKKDCVYMRCRTCCNSKGFECETHVKSTWVPAYRRQKRHQQLLLPASSVPQHDNPKRLREENPSSRGLEERNFPSEVNSLATFRCVRVSSIDETDDEQYAYQTSVNIGGHVFKGILYDKGPDASHYSLGESSSSQAHVANAADHHQALTTAAAASAAEEVPFLPPSFPFPLNAFMSGMKIFQHPKSS, from the exons atgatgatgatgttgaggCAGTCAGGATTTGGTAGCTCAAGATGTCAAGACTGTGGAAACCAATCAAAAAAGGATTGTGTTTATATGAGATGCAGGACTTGCTGTAACAGTAAAggctttgagtgtgaaactcaTGTGAAGAGTACTTGGGTTCCTGCTTACAGAAGGCAAAAGAGACACCAACAACTTCTTCTTCCAGCTTCTTCTGTTCCACAACACGATAACCCTAAAAGGTTGAGAGAGGAGAATCCATCTTCACGag GGCTAGAAGAAAGGAATTTTCCATCGGAAGTTAATTCGCTGGCGACATTTCGTTGTGTCCGAGTGAGCTCCATTGATGAAACAGATGATGAACAATATGCATACCAGACAAGTGTGAATATAGGTGGACATGTGTTCAAGGGAATCTTGTATGATAAAGGCCCTGATGCAAGCCATTATAGTCTAGGTGAGAGCTCTTCTAGTCAAGCACATGTAGCCAATGCTGCTGATCACCATCAAGCCCTAactactgctgctgctgcttcagCTGCAGAAGAAGTACCATTTCTTCCTCCTTCATTTCCATTCCCTCTCAATGCTTTCATGTCTGGTATGAAAATTTTCCAACACCCGAAATCTTCTTAG
- the LOC119991204 gene encoding protein SHI RELATED SEQUENCE 1-like isoform X5, producing the protein MMMMLRQSGFGSSRCQDCGNQSKKDCVYMRCRTCCNSKGFECETHVKSTWVPAYRRQKRHQQLLLPASSVPQHDNPKRLREENPSSRGLEERNFPSEVNSLATFRCVRVSSIDETDDEQYAYQTSVNIGGHVFKGILYDKGPDASHYSLAAEEVPFLPPSFPFPLNAFMSDIIVHLAGHLRRP; encoded by the exons atgatgatgatgttgaggCAGTCAGGATTTGGTAGCTCAAGATGTCAAGACTGTGGAAACCAATCAAAAAAGGATTGTGTTTATATGAGATGCAGGACTTGCTGTAACAGTAAAggctttgagtgtgaaactcaTGTGAAGAGTACTTGGGTTCCTGCTTACAGAAGGCAAAAGAGACACCAACAACTTCTTCTTCCAGCTTCTTCTGTTCCACAACACGATAACCCTAAAAGGTTGAGAGAGGAGAATCCATCTTCACGag GGCTAGAAGAAAGGAATTTTCCATCGGAAGTTAATTCGCTGGCGACATTTCGTTGTGTCCGAGTGAGCTCCATTGATGAAACAGATGATGAACAATATGCATACCAGACAAGTGTGAATATAGGTGGACATGTGTTCAAGGGAATCTTGTATGATAAAGGCCCTGATGCAAGCCATTATAGTCTAG CTGCAGAAGAAGTACCATTTCTTCCTCCTTCATTTCCATTCCCTCTCAATGCTTTCATGTCTG atataatagTACACCTAGCTGGTCACTTGAGGCGGCCTTAG
- the LOC119991445 gene encoding uncharacterized protein LOC119991445, producing the protein MFVPSQEGQLCSVCEVAVLIGVDASGHKHQRLESLFVQDHEEIDLLCWEFISLADAGSDSDLDDFVSWECQYDVYSPRQLSNNENQDSDHHNRSDIDEKLDGDEEDEELDDYDEDDELVPEQVSGKLGRQRMRKIGKRVFARITSSKLSPHGYVKPGCVYGKHGLGLKHSC; encoded by the exons ATGTTTGTGCCATCCCAGGAAGGGCAGCTGTGCTCTGTTTGTGAGGTTGCAGTACTGATTGGAGTTGATGCTTCAG GGCACAAGCACCAGCGATTGGAGTCGCTCTTTGTGCAAGATCATGAGGAGATCGATCTATTGTGCTGGGAATTCATCAGTCTCGCCGATGCTGGCTCGGATTCGGATCTTGACGACTTCGTTTCGTGGGAGTGCCAGTACGACGTCTATTCGCCCCGGCAACTCTCCAACAATGAAAACCAAGATAGTGATCATCATAACCGCTCTGATATTGACGAGAAATTAGACGGTGATGAGGAGGATGAGGAGTTGGACGACTATGATGAGGACGATGAGCTGGTTCCAGAGCAGGTGAGTGGGAAATTGGGGAGGCAGAGGATGAGGAAGATTGGGAAGAGGGTGTTCGCGAGAATTACCAGTTCAAAACTGTCACCACATGGCTATGTCAAGCCCGGGTGCGTCTATGGGAAGCATGGGCTGGGACTGAAGCACAGTTGCTGA